One genomic window of Stieleria sp. JC731 includes the following:
- a CDS encoding RnfABCDGE type electron transport complex subunit D, whose translation MNTTNPSELTGEIEAGCDNLSVKAKTWRDWLTLENRFMAPLLITSILLVGQLSFGFLESWSRTLMAIAVAVATELVLGRLFLGKFPHLASAYISGISVGILIRSPFIWPYAMCAAISIMSKYVLRRNDRHLWNPSNFGVSAMLFLYPAAVASLSIQWGNTLWPMIVVWGLGAMIIRRLKRFHICLTYVVSFVALAGARSWFTDSPFLANVAPLTGPMYQLFVFFMITDPKTTVRTKRGQCLVAFSVALVEMVLRLAEVIHAPYYALFIVGPIALMIEMQMEQSKAKVGRAEGQVNLADCASDCH comes from the coding sequence ATGAACACTACCAATCCATCTGAATTGACCGGTGAAATCGAAGCAGGTTGCGACAATCTTTCGGTCAAGGCGAAGACTTGGCGTGACTGGTTGACACTTGAAAATCGCTTCATGGCGCCACTTTTGATCACCAGTATTCTGCTGGTGGGACAGTTGAGCTTTGGCTTTCTCGAAAGCTGGTCACGGACATTGATGGCGATCGCCGTTGCGGTCGCAACTGAACTGGTGCTCGGACGATTGTTCCTTGGGAAGTTTCCACATTTGGCGAGTGCGTATATCTCCGGAATCAGTGTTGGCATTCTGATTCGTTCGCCATTCATTTGGCCATACGCGATGTGCGCGGCGATATCGATCATGTCCAAGTACGTGCTGCGTCGGAATGATCGACATCTATGGAACCCATCGAATTTCGGTGTTAGCGCGATGCTGTTTCTGTATCCCGCTGCGGTCGCCAGTTTAAGTATTCAGTGGGGCAATACGCTTTGGCCGATGATTGTCGTCTGGGGACTTGGGGCGATGATCATTCGTCGCTTGAAGCGTTTTCACATCTGTTTGACTTATGTGGTTTCATTTGTCGCGTTAGCCGGCGCGAGAAGTTGGTTTACAGACAGTCCGTTTCTTGCGAATGTCGCGCCACTGACAGGACCGATGTATCAGCTGTTCGTGTTCTTCATGATCACAGATCCGAAAACAACCGTGCGAACGAAACGCGGGCAATGTTTAGTCGCTTTTTCCGTCGCATTGGTCGAAATGGTTTTGCGACTCGCTGAAGTGATTCATGCACCGTACTATGCATTGTTTATCGTTGGCCCGATCGCGTTGATGATCGAAATGCAGATGGAGCAATCGAAGGCTAAGGTTGGTCGTGCTGAAGGGCAGGTAAACCTTGCCGATTGTGCGTCCGACTGTCATTAA
- a CDS encoding CRTAC1 family protein produces the protein MSRSFLAFAFAGLLFGPAAYFRWADKQTSEIGHEVVSQDSRLQRYGFSLREVASDVGVDFVHQPPKIDARLDHIGPQVAAMGASVSVVDVDRDGWLDFYLTSSAPDTKNCFFRNKGDGTFDEIAEQLGLADLNVPGTGACMGSVWGDIDNDGFDDVLVYKWGKQIILKNHQGKRFEPIDQTESLPQWANIGSATWLDYDRDGYIDLFLAGYWPNEVQLEELRDTRIMPESFEYADNGGGKWLLRNNRQGGFEDVTKEVGLDSKRWTLAVIAADLNGDSFADLFLANDYGVSEIYVNESGKRFREVGKEAGVGYSPKSGMNAAIGDVLNDGRFSIYESNISEEGVLLQGNNLWFPASDGTFKFQNLASVMGVEIGGWSFGAQFGDLNNDGFTDLYVTNGYVSGDRGTSYWYDFSQITGGHEQIISDAMNWPDMQGRSLAGYQSKRVWLNDGAGKFRDVAQWVGVTDRYDGRAVALADFRNQGTLDIVVANQCDRALLYQNTISSDRHWIAIELKGTVSNRNAIGAQVRVFWDGQQQLQERVAASGYSAQNQSRLHFGLGSATAVDRIVVRWPSGNEQTIQSPAIDKLHLIEEPK, from the coding sequence ATGTCACGTTCATTTTTAGCATTCGCATTCGCCGGGTTGTTGTTTGGGCCCGCCGCGTATTTTCGTTGGGCGGACAAGCAGACAAGCGAGATCGGGCATGAAGTCGTCTCCCAGGACAGTCGCCTTCAACGATACGGATTCTCGCTGCGTGAAGTTGCGTCGGATGTCGGAGTCGATTTCGTTCATCAACCTCCAAAAATCGATGCCCGATTGGACCACATCGGTCCGCAGGTCGCGGCAATGGGGGCGAGCGTTTCGGTGGTCGATGTGGATCGCGATGGCTGGCTAGATTTTTATTTGACATCCAGTGCACCGGATACGAAGAACTGTTTCTTTCGCAACAAAGGTGACGGAACGTTCGACGAGATTGCGGAGCAGTTGGGGCTTGCCGATCTGAATGTTCCCGGAACCGGTGCTTGCATGGGTTCGGTTTGGGGCGATATCGATAATGACGGATTCGATGACGTGCTGGTCTACAAATGGGGCAAGCAAATCATCTTGAAAAATCATCAAGGAAAAAGATTTGAGCCGATTGATCAAACCGAATCGCTTCCACAATGGGCGAACATTGGTTCGGCAACTTGGCTGGACTACGATCGGGATGGGTATATCGATTTGTTCTTGGCAGGCTATTGGCCGAACGAGGTTCAGTTAGAAGAACTGCGTGACACGCGGATCATGCCCGAGAGTTTCGAGTACGCCGACAACGGTGGAGGCAAGTGGCTTCTGCGAAACAATCGGCAAGGTGGATTCGAGGACGTCACCAAGGAAGTTGGGCTTGATAGTAAGCGTTGGACCCTTGCGGTGATCGCGGCCGATTTGAACGGCGATAGCTTCGCTGATTTGTTTCTTGCAAACGACTATGGCGTTTCGGAAATCTATGTCAACGAATCGGGGAAGAGGTTTCGTGAGGTCGGCAAAGAAGCCGGTGTTGGGTATTCGCCGAAGAGTGGAATGAATGCGGCGATCGGAGATGTGTTGAACGACGGGCGGTTTTCGATCTACGAAAGCAACATCTCCGAAGAGGGCGTTTTGCTGCAGGGAAACAATCTGTGGTTTCCAGCCAGCGATGGGACATTCAAATTCCAAAACCTCGCATCGGTCATGGGAGTCGAAATCGGTGGGTGGAGCTTTGGTGCACAGTTTGGAGATCTGAACAACGACGGGTTTACCGATCTGTATGTCACCAATGGCTATGTTTCCGGCGATCGTGGAACCAGCTACTGGTACGACTTTTCACAAATCACAGGCGGCCACGAGCAAATCATTTCGGACGCGATGAATTGGCCTGACATGCAAGGACGCAGTTTGGCGGGCTACCAATCTAAGCGGGTGTGGCTGAACGATGGTGCCGGAAAGTTCCGTGATGTCGCGCAGTGGGTCGGGGTCACCGATCGATACGACGGACGTGCCGTTGCACTCGCCGATTTCCGAAATCAAGGCACGCTCGATATCGTCGTTGCAAATCAGTGTGATCGAGCTTTGCTGTACCAAAATACGATCAGTTCCGATCGTCACTGGATCGCAATCGAGTTAAAGGGAACGGTCAGTAACCGAAATGCGATCGGTGCGCAGGTGCGAGTTTTTTGGGACGGTCAGCAGCAACTGCAGGAACGCGTCGCAGCGAGTGGATATTCGGCGCAGAACCAAAGTCGCCTTCATTTTGGACTAGGAAGTGCCACGGCCGTGGATCGTATCGTGGTCCGTTGGCCAAGCGGAAACGAGCAGACGATTCAGTCCCCGGCAATCGACAAACTTCATTTGATCGAGGAACCTAAATGA